One window from the genome of Vibrio sp. VB16 encodes:
- a CDS encoding HlyD family secretion protein, translated as MSEVKEETHESQNANNKKDRVRTATNYLLTIVAVILFFSIVTDRIIPITDNARVKGYIVPIKPEVSGKVLDIKVQPNQLVEEGDVLAVLDASDYKIAVQLAEQNLEIAGQNVGAQTADIAAAQARLTSAIVERQNTELQAKRVLAMAEKGVVSKSDADKARAALATSRASVKNAEADLEKAKQQLGKNGEDNSQIKAALLSLEQAQLNLERTEIKAPTQGGVSNFSLSEGFFASVGQPIMTFVSTEDIWIEAYFRENSLGNITVGDDVEVTLDIVPGKIIKGKVTSVDWGIDWGQNDQAGKLAQANQQTGWLRQTQMLPISIEFDRADVKGLLRVGGQADVIVYSGDNFFFNSIGKLWIRFISVLSYVR; from the coding sequence ATGTCTGAGGTCAAGGAAGAGACTCATGAGTCACAAAATGCGAACAATAAGAAAGATAGGGTAAGAACGGCAACAAATTATCTACTCACGATTGTTGCTGTGATACTTTTTTTTAGCATAGTTACCGATCGGATTATACCAATTACCGATAATGCTCGTGTTAAAGGCTATATCGTTCCAATTAAACCTGAAGTCTCTGGTAAGGTTTTAGACATAAAAGTGCAGCCTAATCAGCTGGTAGAAGAAGGGGATGTTCTTGCTGTTCTGGATGCTTCAGATTACAAGATTGCAGTACAACTAGCCGAACAAAATCTAGAGATAGCAGGGCAGAATGTGGGTGCTCAAACGGCAGATATTGCGGCCGCTCAAGCGCGTCTTACATCAGCAATTGTCGAAAGACAAAATACAGAGTTACAGGCAAAACGTGTATTAGCAATGGCAGAAAAGGGCGTAGTGTCGAAATCGGACGCAGACAAAGCAAGAGCCGCTTTAGCGACATCAAGAGCTTCGGTTAAGAATGCAGAAGCCGATCTGGAAAAGGCAAAGCAACAGCTCGGTAAAAATGGTGAAGATAATAGCCAAATTAAAGCTGCGCTCTTGTCTCTTGAACAAGCGCAACTAAATCTGGAGCGAACGGAAATAAAAGCACCAACGCAAGGAGGGGTCTCAAACTTCAGTCTATCTGAAGGTTTTTTTGCCTCGGTAGGCCAACCTATCATGACATTTGTATCGACTGAAGATATTTGGATAGAGGCGTATTTTCGAGAAAACAGTTTAGGAAATATAACCGTTGGTGATGACGTTGAAGTTACCTTAGATATTGTGCCCGGAAAAATTATTAAAGGCAAAGTGACGAGTGTTGATTGGGGTATTGATTGGGGTCAGAATGACCAAGCAGGCAAGCTTGCTCAAGCGAATCAACAGACGGGTTGGTTGCGCCAGACACAGATGTTGCCTATTTCGATTGAATTTGACCGCGCAGATGTTAAAGGACTGCTTCGAGTTGGTGGCCAAGCCGATGTGATTGTATATAGTGGTGATAATTTTTTCTTTAATTCGATCGGTAAACTCTGGATTCGATTTATTAGCGTACTGTCTTATGTCCGATGA
- a CDS encoding AI-2E family transporter: MKLKTDFSHQAIDAAIKIAAVALLIYWCFSILRPFIMLLVWGGIIATALYPVAVTIHNKTGLSKGKASGLLSLVGVLLLLIPLVALSSGLYTSASELFSGIQDGSLVLPKPKTSIQDIPLVGEKLYAAMSYASSNIEGVFTKYAEEIKEFASQAASIVGSLGGGFVQFIISTMISGAFMANADKCLIGITKLAERLTGDKGEALVQLSKSTVRSVVQGVIGVAIIQSVFAGIGLVVAGVPAAAFWALAVLLVAIIQLPPILALLPAIIYMFSGDSTITASLFLVWCILISGSDAILKPMLLSRGSDIPMLVILLGALGGMAMSGIVGLFVGAVVLSLTYQLFVAWLSTESEEVK; encoded by the coding sequence ATGAAGCTCAAAACGGATTTCTCCCACCAAGCTATTGATGCCGCAATCAAGATTGCGGCTGTTGCTTTGCTTATCTATTGGTGCTTTTCGATACTGCGGCCCTTTATCATGTTATTGGTTTGGGGAGGAATTATTGCGACGGCATTGTATCCAGTAGCAGTAACCATCCATAACAAGACGGGGTTGTCGAAGGGAAAGGCGAGTGGTTTACTGAGCCTCGTTGGTGTTTTATTGCTTTTGATACCGCTTGTCGCTCTCTCTTCAGGGTTATACACGAGTGCATCGGAGCTCTTCTCTGGAATACAAGATGGGTCGTTAGTCTTACCGAAACCTAAAACCTCTATTCAGGATATTCCTTTGGTGGGGGAAAAACTATACGCGGCAATGTCGTATGCATCGTCGAACATCGAGGGTGTGTTTACCAAGTATGCTGAAGAGATCAAAGAATTTGCCAGTCAAGCGGCCTCCATCGTCGGCTCTCTTGGAGGGGGATTTGTACAGTTTATTATCTCAACTATGATTTCTGGTGCGTTTATGGCTAATGCTGATAAGTGCTTAATTGGTATCACTAAACTCGCTGAGCGTTTGACCGGTGACAAAGGAGAGGCGTTAGTCCAACTTTCAAAATCGACGGTACGCAGTGTGGTACAAGGGGTTATCGGTGTTGCTATCATACAGTCAGTATTTGCCGGCATCGGTTTGGTGGTCGCTGGTGTGCCTGCTGCGGCCTTTTGGGCACTGGCAGTATTGCTGGTAGCCATTATTCAATTACCGCCAATTTTGGCGCTGCTTCCTGCCATCATCTATATGTTTAGTGGCGATTCGACAATAACAGCAAGTCTGTTTCTCGTTTGGTGTATTTTAATTAGTGGTAGCGATGCTATTTTAAAACCTATGTTATTGAGCCGTGGTTCCGATATCCCTATGTTGGTTATTTTACTCGGCGCATTAGGTGGCATGGCAATGTCCGGTATTGTTGGGTTATTCGTAGGGGCTGTCGTATTAAGCCTTACGTACCAACTGTTTGTTGCATGGTTATCTACAGAGTCGGAAGAGGTAAAATAG
- a CDS encoding type II toxin-antitoxin system HipA family toxin — translation MANVDVYTHKSRVGRLEKKNENHHYSYDLNAKHALSLTMPIRLETYSYEGLHPFFQMNMPEGGLRLAIEKATEKHYGSNDLTVLALLGNNQIGSIRYALEDQELVDESEFDLSLEHLIKSEDVDLFSELLSRFALRSGVAGVQPKVLLDAKQINNNEIEPKNTYPLDSYIVKSWGKEYPELACNEFVCLSIAKEAGLTVSPFYLSENARLLITKRFDINKENQPIGFEDFCVLQGRSTKQKYDASLESCANTIRQFVSPEFRKTALYDFFKLTVINIMLKNGDAHLKNYGVLYENLSGYQLGELPKTSVVFSPVFDIVSTTPYIKNDTMALSLTGSKRWPKWKVLVKFAKQHCLLSNKEITQVIDEIERAKLHVLPIIETLSIKHQDFSHIADEMLGLLEGNIKEY, via the coding sequence ATGGCTAATGTTGATGTGTATACTCACAAAAGCAGAGTAGGGAGGCTTGAGAAAAAAAATGAGAACCATCACTACTCGTATGACTTAAATGCAAAGCATGCATTGTCTCTTACTATGCCTATTCGGCTAGAAACATATTCATATGAAGGCTTACATCCTTTTTTTCAGATGAATATGCCTGAAGGTGGTTTACGATTAGCGATTGAAAAAGCAACAGAAAAACATTACGGAAGTAATGACCTAACGGTATTAGCATTATTAGGAAATAACCAGATTGGTTCAATACGCTATGCACTTGAAGATCAAGAGTTGGTTGATGAAAGTGAATTTGATTTGAGCCTAGAGCATCTTATTAAAAGCGAGGATGTTGATCTGTTTTCTGAGTTATTATCAAGATTTGCATTGCGTTCAGGGGTTGCTGGTGTTCAACCTAAAGTATTATTAGATGCTAAACAGATAAATAATAATGAAATAGAGCCCAAAAACACCTACCCACTAGATTCCTATATAGTAAAAAGTTGGGGTAAAGAATATCCAGAATTAGCTTGTAATGAGTTTGTGTGTTTAAGTATAGCAAAAGAAGCCGGGTTAACTGTTTCACCTTTCTATTTAAGTGAAAACGCTCGGTTGTTGATAACTAAACGCTTTGACATTAATAAAGAAAATCAGCCAATAGGCTTTGAAGATTTTTGTGTATTACAAGGTCGCTCAACGAAACAGAAATATGATGCTAGCTTAGAGTCTTGCGCTAATACCATCAGACAATTTGTGTCTCCAGAATTCCGTAAAACAGCGTTGTATGATTTTTTTAAGCTGACAGTTATTAATATTATGTTAAAAAATGGTGATGCACATTTAAAAAATTATGGCGTGCTCTATGAAAACCTGTCGGGGTATCAGTTAGGGGAGTTACCTAAAACCTCTGTCGTGTTTTCACCGGTATTTGATATTGTGAGTACAACACCGTATATAAAAAACGATACCATGGCCTTAAGTTTAACGGGATCTAAACGCTGGCCGAAATGGAAAGTCCTCGTAAAATTTGCTAAGCAACACTGCTTACTTTCAAACAAAGAAATTACTCAAGTTATCGATGAGATTGAGCGCGCTAAATTGCATGTTTTACCAATAATTGAAACGCTCAGTATAAAACATCAGGATTTTAGTCATATTGCAGATGAAATGTTGGGCTTACTGGAAGGAAATATCAAAGAGTATTGA
- the wecA gene encoding UDP-N-acetylglucosamine--undecaprenyl-phosphate N-acetylglucosaminephosphotransferase, translating into MFLELFFVFIYSFLSLFIMRKVANKIDLVDKPGARKHHDGAIPLVGGISICLSISQFIVFKPNVIPHSNLFLTSIILLTIIGALDDKFELSVKVRLVIQAVLSIVMLGIADIELLHIGNLMGNGDINLGILGPFATIFAVIGAINAFNMVDGIDGLLGGLSIITFAGISILLRVDGQNGLSYLCLVFIVAMVPYVFMNLGILGRKRKVFMGDAGSMMIGFTVIWLLLGASQEASEPLIRPITALWLIAVPLMDMAAIMLRRIRRGVSPFKPDREHLHHIFQRLGFSSRQTLFSICTFASCYAAFGIYGELYAVAESTMFILFMVCFGVYTTLLSYVWQITSFLRRIRKKSEKMVYDNHNI; encoded by the coding sequence ATGTTTTTAGAATTATTTTTTGTATTCATCTACTCTTTTTTGTCACTTTTCATTATGCGAAAGGTAGCCAACAAAATAGATCTTGTCGATAAGCCTGGTGCACGTAAACACCATGACGGCGCAATACCCCTTGTTGGTGGTATATCAATATGTTTATCTATTTCTCAATTTATTGTCTTTAAGCCGAACGTCATACCTCACAGCAACCTTTTCTTGACCTCTATTATTTTGCTGACTATTATCGGCGCATTGGATGATAAATTTGAGCTCAGTGTTAAAGTGCGATTGGTTATCCAAGCTGTACTCTCCATAGTGATGCTCGGTATCGCGGACATTGAATTGTTACACATTGGCAATTTGATGGGGAATGGAGACATTAATTTAGGGATACTTGGCCCATTTGCGACTATCTTTGCCGTTATTGGGGCAATTAACGCCTTCAATATGGTCGATGGTATTGACGGGTTACTTGGGGGGTTATCTATCATAACCTTTGCAGGGATCTCCATTTTACTTAGAGTAGATGGTCAGAACGGTCTTTCCTACCTTTGTTTGGTATTTATTGTTGCCATGGTCCCATATGTTTTCATGAATCTTGGTATCTTAGGGCGAAAACGTAAAGTATTTATGGGGGACGCGGGCAGCATGATGATTGGTTTCACCGTCATTTGGTTGCTACTTGGCGCGAGTCAAGAAGCGAGTGAACCTCTTATACGTCCAATAACTGCTTTGTGGCTAATTGCCGTGCCGTTAATGGACATGGCGGCTATCATGCTTCGACGAATCCGTCGAGGAGTATCACCATTTAAGCCTGACCGAGAGCATTTACATCACATATTTCAGCGTCTAGGCTTTAGTTCTAGACAAACACTGTTCAGTATATGTACGTTTGCGAGTTGCTATGCTGCTTTTGGCATCTATGGCGAGCTATATGCCGTCGCCGAGTCAACCATGTTTATACTGTTCATGGTGTGCTTTGGCGTATATACCACCCTACTCAGTTACGTTTGGCAGATCACCAGCTTTCTTCGTAGGATCCGCAAAAAATCTGAGAAGATGGTTTACGACAATCATAATATTTAA
- a CDS encoding DUF2955 domain-containing protein: MSDDFAVDSQIQTRIIRFMVGVIVVVFLAAWINWPLAFVAPVFTAKFLIDKPTFHKETVYELLLALVVTMGLGLLLSRGITQYPVPLLILVGLMMLWGYFLFTDPKWNLFGTILLISVLVLPFMAISNPGISVLLATGLATSGVVAVAGFAIAHIYFPEPKTEFSGFAATPINRQQRWYAAFRAMIISFPVVCFFFIFQISEALLTMMFIALLSLMITSEKSIKLSAFLVISNGLGGLLAIAAFSILAIVPNIIFYSLFIGLIAIYVAKKIYTVPEKAPIYATAFSTLLVLIGSTLMSSGDIESNTWVRIFQLMLIGLYMIMASLFLETRNWKFLQN; the protein is encoded by the coding sequence ATGTCCGATGATTTCGCGGTTGATTCACAGATTCAAACACGCATCATTCGATTTATGGTTGGGGTGATCGTTGTGGTCTTTCTAGCCGCATGGATCAACTGGCCGTTGGCCTTTGTCGCCCCAGTTTTTACCGCCAAATTTCTAATTGATAAACCTACGTTTCATAAAGAAACCGTCTATGAATTGTTATTGGCATTGGTGGTTACCATGGGCTTAGGGTTATTACTCTCCCGCGGGATAACTCAATACCCTGTACCGCTATTAATACTTGTTGGATTGATGATGCTGTGGGGATACTTTTTATTTACTGACCCTAAGTGGAATCTATTTGGGACCATATTGCTGATTTCAGTATTGGTGTTGCCATTTATGGCCATATCTAATCCTGGTATTTCAGTATTGCTCGCAACTGGATTAGCAACCTCTGGTGTTGTTGCGGTTGCTGGTTTTGCTATTGCGCATATCTATTTTCCCGAACCTAAAACCGAATTTAGCGGCTTTGCAGCTACGCCAATAAACAGACAACAACGTTGGTATGCTGCGTTTAGGGCGATGATTATCTCTTTCCCTGTCGTTTGTTTTTTCTTTATTTTCCAAATATCGGAAGCACTATTAACCATGATGTTTATCGCGCTGCTCTCATTGATGATCACGTCTGAGAAGTCGATAAAACTGAGTGCATTCTTGGTCATTAGTAATGGGCTCGGTGGGTTACTTGCTATTGCGGCATTTTCGATATTGGCTATTGTACCTAACATTATTTTCTATTCATTGTTCATCGGCTTGATAGCCATTTATGTCGCGAAAAAAATCTATACTGTGCCTGAAAAAGCACCCATATATGCAACCGCATTTAGTACGTTATTGGTGTTAATTGGCAGCACGTTAATGAGTTCAGGTGATATAGAAAGCAATACATGGGTTCGGATATTTCAGCTAATGCTTATTGGGCTTTACATGATTATGGCCTCCTTGTTTTTAGAAACAAGGAACTGGAAATTTTTGCAAAATTAA